A single region of the Xiphias gladius isolate SHS-SW01 ecotype Sanya breed wild chromosome 17, ASM1685928v1, whole genome shotgun sequence genome encodes:
- the sh3pxd2b gene encoding SH3 and PX domain-containing protein 2B isoform X2, which yields MPRRTVQEVTVQDVQKRRNPNKHYVYIIKVSWSDGSTEIIYRRYSKFFDLQMELLDKFPVEGGQKDPKRRIIPFLPGKILFRRSHIRDVAMKRLRPINEYCRALIQLPVYISQCEEVRVFFETRPEDLNPPKEEPIGKKKSGDSTSADPLLLDQYVAVTDYEKQESSEISLHAGQVVEVIEKNESGWWFVSSEDAQGWVPATCLEAQDDPDDFSLPAEEEEKYSVIYPYSARDQDEIDLERGMIVEVIQKNLEGWWKIRYQDCEGWAPASYLKKSDIQSQKQSAGTAAHASTNDLDGFPRQSQQNNASKENRDNGQKENRLSLFSDNNKSKVGSRHGLPPRRDLTIPRGANLPKPPIPPQVEEEFYTIADFQTTIPDGISFQAGVKVEVIDKNSSGWWYIQIDDKEGWAPATFIDKYKKTSNALRPNFLAPLPNEMERLRLEDGGSSNVSGTDDSWSKPLPDEPATAPESCARPKLRDWKSSASKGASAFSGPLPPAPAAPPVEEKPALPPRRESINKSFELEVAEKPRSDHPKLLPPKPPAPGVIMPLVTPKAAPFKPDKPPETKKEDKSKALHLRNEMGLECGHKISAKEVKKFNLKPVPKQPPKPKSEVQEEKPEVPGPSVFMKPKPVIRPKPVPASKPDPPAENKLDITNLRSKLRPSKPADLGSASAEVNHQNDTSAALISSHPSSPPSSPPIHIPTLNNGKYCDEPKVPPKHINGHSHESSSPPAKPAVPPHKEPPQRPPGMAPRRPPPPKKTDPSSPTELKPPSALKEAQDMPKAGQSQLSRPPPPKPKGFVQTPPNKEKEESKFNKVPIPPKPLLKSEKPGPPKDKLPPLLKEPSKEELYLAVADFEGDEQTSGFKVGTVFEVLEKNSSGWWFCKNVGEEVEGWIPSNYLSKKP from the exons ATGGAACTGCTGGATAAATTCCCAGTGGAGGGAGGCCAGAAAGACCCTAAGCGCAGGATCATTCCGTTCCTACCAG GGAAGATCCTGTTTAGGAGGAGCCATATCAGAGATGTGGCCATGAAAAGGCTGAGGCCCATCAACGAGTACTGCAGG GCTCTCATTCAGCTGCCGGTCTACATCTCCCAGTGCGAGGAGGTCAGAGTATTTTTTGAGACCAGACCTGAAGACCTCAACCCCCCCAAGGA GGAGCCCATCGGGAAGAAGAAATCAG GAGATTCCACCTCAGCAGACCCTCTCCTCCTCGACCAGTATGTGGCAGTAACAGACTATGAAAAGCAGGAGAGCTCTGAGATCAGTCTGCATGCTGGTCAGGTGGTGGAGGTCATTGAGAAAAATGAGTCTG GGTGGTGGTTTGTGAGCTCGGAAGATGCCCAGGGATGGGTTCCTGCCACCTGCCTTGAGGCACAGGATGACCCTGATGACTTCAGTCTTCCAGCGGAAGAAG AAGAGAAGTATTCAGTGATTTACCCATACTCGGCCAGGGACCAGGATGAGATTGACCTGGAGAGAGGCATGATTGTCGAGGTCATTCAGAAGAATTTGGAGGGCTGGTGGAAGATCAG GTACCAGGACTGTGAGGGCTGGGCCCCAGCCTCCTACCTGAAGAAGTCGGACATTCAGAGCCAGAAGCAGTCAGCAGGCACTGCTGCTCATGCCAGTACAAATGACCTAGATGGGTTTCCCAGACAGAGCCAGCAAAACAATGCATCTAAAGAGAACCGAGACAACGGCCAGAAAGAAAACAGGCTGTCACTTTtctctgacaacaacaaaagta AAGTGGGATCAAGACACGGACTTCCTCCACGCAGAGATCTTACCATT CCACGTGGGGCAAACCTACCAAAGCCACCCATTCCTCCTCAGGTTGAGGAAGAGTTCTACACCATAGCAGATTTCCAGACCACTATCCCTGATGGTATTAGCTTCCAGGCCGGAGTTAAAGTTGAG GTGATTGATAAGAATTCAAGTGGTTGGTGGTATATCCAGATAGATGACAAAGAGGGCTGGGCCCCTGCCACCTTTATTGACAAGTACAAGAAGACCAGTAATGCCCTGCGACCTAATTTCCTTGCCCCTCTGCCCAATGAAATGGAGAGGCTGAGACTGGAAGATGGTGGTTCTTCAAATGTTTCAGGCACAGATGACAGCTGGTCCAAGCCTTTACCAGATGAGCCAGCCACAGCCCCCGAGTCCTGTGCCCGGCCTAAGCTGAGAGACTGGAAGTCCAGTGCCAGCAAGGGGGCCTCTGCCTTCTCTGGCCCTTTGCCTCCAGCCCCAGCTGCCCCTCCAGTCGAGGAGAAACCAGCTCTGCCACCTCGAAGGGAGTCCATTAATAAGAGCTTTGAGTTGGAGGTAGCAGAGAAACCAAGATCTGATCATCCCAAGCTTTTGCCCCCGAAACCCCCAGCTCCTGGGGTCATCATGCCGCTGGTTACACCAAAGGCGGCCCCCTTTAAACCGGACAAACCACCAGAGACCAAGAAAGAAGATAAGAGCAAAGCTCTTCACCTTCGGAATGAGATGGGTCTTGAATGTGGCCACAAGATCTCTGCCAAAGAGGTGAAGAAGTTTAATCTGAAACCTGTACCTAAACAGCCACCAAAACCCAAATCAGAAGTGCAGGAGGAGAAGCCAGAGGTACCTGGCCCATCAGTATTTATGAAGCCCAAGCCAGTCATCCGACCTAAACCAGTTCCAGCTTCCAAGCCAGATCCCCCAGCAGAGAACAAACTAGACATCACCAACCTGAGGAGCAAGCTAAGGCCATCAAAACCTGCAGATCTCGGCTCCGCATCAGCTGAGGTGAACCATCAGAATGACACTTCAGCAGCACTAATTAGTTCTCACCCCAGTTCACCCCCTAGTTCTCCCCCCATCCATATCCCTACTCTCAACAATGGTAAGTACTGTGACGAGCCAAAAGTCCCCCCAAAACACATTAATGGTCATAGCCATGAGAGCTCATCACCCCCTGCAAAACCAGCAGTACCTCCACACAAGGAACCCCCTCAGAGACCCCCTGGCATGGCTCCAAGGAGACCTCCTCCTCCAAAGAAGACTGACCCATCCAGTCCAACTGAGCTCAAACCTCCATCTGCTCTAAAAGAAGCCCAGGACATGCCAAAAGCTGGCCAATCCCAACTCAGCAGACCCCCTCCCCCTAAACCTAAAGGATTTGTTCAGACACCtccaaacaaagagaaagaagagtcCAAGTTTAATAAAGTCCCAATTCCTCCCAAGCCCCTCTTGAAGAGTGAGAAGCCTGGCCCGCCCAAGGACAAGCTTCCACCTTTACTCAAGGAGCCCAGTAAGGAGGAGCTGTATCTAGCTGTGGCGGACTTTGAAGGGGATGAGCAAACATCCGGCTTCAAGGTGGGTACAGTTTTTGAggtgctggaaaaaaacagcagtgggTGGTGGTTCTGTAAAAATGTAGGAGAAGAAGTCGAGGGCTGGATCCCCTCGAATTACCTGAGCAAGAAACCTTAG
- the sh3pxd2b gene encoding SH3 and PX domain-containing protein 2B isoform X1, which yields MPRRTVQEVTVQDVQKRRNPNKHYVYIIKVSWSDGSTEIIYRRYSKFFDLQMELLDKFPVEGGQKDPKRRIIPFLPGKILFRRSHIRDVAMKRLRPINEYCRALIQLPVYISQCEEVRVFFETRPEDLNPPKEEPIGKKKSGFVERATTFLKRGDSTSADPLLLDQYVAVTDYEKQESSEISLHAGQVVEVIEKNESGWWFVSSEDAQGWVPATCLEAQDDPDDFSLPAEEEEKYSVIYPYSARDQDEIDLERGMIVEVIQKNLEGWWKIRYQDCEGWAPASYLKKSDIQSQKQSAGTAAHASTNDLDGFPRQSQQNNASKENRDNGQKENRLSLFSDNNKSKVGSRHGLPPRRDLTIPRGANLPKPPIPPQVEEEFYTIADFQTTIPDGISFQAGVKVEVIDKNSSGWWYIQIDDKEGWAPATFIDKYKKTSNALRPNFLAPLPNEMERLRLEDGGSSNVSGTDDSWSKPLPDEPATAPESCARPKLRDWKSSASKGASAFSGPLPPAPAAPPVEEKPALPPRRESINKSFELEVAEKPRSDHPKLLPPKPPAPGVIMPLVTPKAAPFKPDKPPETKKEDKSKALHLRNEMGLECGHKISAKEVKKFNLKPVPKQPPKPKSEVQEEKPEVPGPSVFMKPKPVIRPKPVPASKPDPPAENKLDITNLRSKLRPSKPADLGSASAEVNHQNDTSAALISSHPSSPPSSPPIHIPTLNNGKYCDEPKVPPKHINGHSHESSSPPAKPAVPPHKEPPQRPPGMAPRRPPPPKKTDPSSPTELKPPSALKEAQDMPKAGQSQLSRPPPPKPKGFVQTPPNKEKEESKFNKVPIPPKPLLKSEKPGPPKDKLPPLLKEPSKEELYLAVADFEGDEQTSGFKVGTVFEVLEKNSSGWWFCKNVGEEVEGWIPSNYLSKKP from the exons ATGGAACTGCTGGATAAATTCCCAGTGGAGGGAGGCCAGAAAGACCCTAAGCGCAGGATCATTCCGTTCCTACCAG GGAAGATCCTGTTTAGGAGGAGCCATATCAGAGATGTGGCCATGAAAAGGCTGAGGCCCATCAACGAGTACTGCAGG GCTCTCATTCAGCTGCCGGTCTACATCTCCCAGTGCGAGGAGGTCAGAGTATTTTTTGAGACCAGACCTGAAGACCTCAACCCCCCCAAGGA GGAGCCCATCGGGAAGAAGAAATCAG GATTTGTGGAGAGAGCGACTACTTTCCTAAAGCGAG GAGATTCCACCTCAGCAGACCCTCTCCTCCTCGACCAGTATGTGGCAGTAACAGACTATGAAAAGCAGGAGAGCTCTGAGATCAGTCTGCATGCTGGTCAGGTGGTGGAGGTCATTGAGAAAAATGAGTCTG GGTGGTGGTTTGTGAGCTCGGAAGATGCCCAGGGATGGGTTCCTGCCACCTGCCTTGAGGCACAGGATGACCCTGATGACTTCAGTCTTCCAGCGGAAGAAG AAGAGAAGTATTCAGTGATTTACCCATACTCGGCCAGGGACCAGGATGAGATTGACCTGGAGAGAGGCATGATTGTCGAGGTCATTCAGAAGAATTTGGAGGGCTGGTGGAAGATCAG GTACCAGGACTGTGAGGGCTGGGCCCCAGCCTCCTACCTGAAGAAGTCGGACATTCAGAGCCAGAAGCAGTCAGCAGGCACTGCTGCTCATGCCAGTACAAATGACCTAGATGGGTTTCCCAGACAGAGCCAGCAAAACAATGCATCTAAAGAGAACCGAGACAACGGCCAGAAAGAAAACAGGCTGTCACTTTtctctgacaacaacaaaagta AAGTGGGATCAAGACACGGACTTCCTCCACGCAGAGATCTTACCATT CCACGTGGGGCAAACCTACCAAAGCCACCCATTCCTCCTCAGGTTGAGGAAGAGTTCTACACCATAGCAGATTTCCAGACCACTATCCCTGATGGTATTAGCTTCCAGGCCGGAGTTAAAGTTGAG GTGATTGATAAGAATTCAAGTGGTTGGTGGTATATCCAGATAGATGACAAAGAGGGCTGGGCCCCTGCCACCTTTATTGACAAGTACAAGAAGACCAGTAATGCCCTGCGACCTAATTTCCTTGCCCCTCTGCCCAATGAAATGGAGAGGCTGAGACTGGAAGATGGTGGTTCTTCAAATGTTTCAGGCACAGATGACAGCTGGTCCAAGCCTTTACCAGATGAGCCAGCCACAGCCCCCGAGTCCTGTGCCCGGCCTAAGCTGAGAGACTGGAAGTCCAGTGCCAGCAAGGGGGCCTCTGCCTTCTCTGGCCCTTTGCCTCCAGCCCCAGCTGCCCCTCCAGTCGAGGAGAAACCAGCTCTGCCACCTCGAAGGGAGTCCATTAATAAGAGCTTTGAGTTGGAGGTAGCAGAGAAACCAAGATCTGATCATCCCAAGCTTTTGCCCCCGAAACCCCCAGCTCCTGGGGTCATCATGCCGCTGGTTACACCAAAGGCGGCCCCCTTTAAACCGGACAAACCACCAGAGACCAAGAAAGAAGATAAGAGCAAAGCTCTTCACCTTCGGAATGAGATGGGTCTTGAATGTGGCCACAAGATCTCTGCCAAAGAGGTGAAGAAGTTTAATCTGAAACCTGTACCTAAACAGCCACCAAAACCCAAATCAGAAGTGCAGGAGGAGAAGCCAGAGGTACCTGGCCCATCAGTATTTATGAAGCCCAAGCCAGTCATCCGACCTAAACCAGTTCCAGCTTCCAAGCCAGATCCCCCAGCAGAGAACAAACTAGACATCACCAACCTGAGGAGCAAGCTAAGGCCATCAAAACCTGCAGATCTCGGCTCCGCATCAGCTGAGGTGAACCATCAGAATGACACTTCAGCAGCACTAATTAGTTCTCACCCCAGTTCACCCCCTAGTTCTCCCCCCATCCATATCCCTACTCTCAACAATGGTAAGTACTGTGACGAGCCAAAAGTCCCCCCAAAACACATTAATGGTCATAGCCATGAGAGCTCATCACCCCCTGCAAAACCAGCAGTACCTCCACACAAGGAACCCCCTCAGAGACCCCCTGGCATGGCTCCAAGGAGACCTCCTCCTCCAAAGAAGACTGACCCATCCAGTCCAACTGAGCTCAAACCTCCATCTGCTCTAAAAGAAGCCCAGGACATGCCAAAAGCTGGCCAATCCCAACTCAGCAGACCCCCTCCCCCTAAACCTAAAGGATTTGTTCAGACACCtccaaacaaagagaaagaagagtcCAAGTTTAATAAAGTCCCAATTCCTCCCAAGCCCCTCTTGAAGAGTGAGAAGCCTGGCCCGCCCAAGGACAAGCTTCCACCTTTACTCAAGGAGCCCAGTAAGGAGGAGCTGTATCTAGCTGTGGCGGACTTTGAAGGGGATGAGCAAACATCCGGCTTCAAGGTGGGTACAGTTTTTGAggtgctggaaaaaaacagcagtgggTGGTGGTTCTGTAAAAATGTAGGAGAAGAAGTCGAGGGCTGGATCCCCTCGAATTACCTGAGCAAGAAACCTTAG
- the sh3pxd2b gene encoding SH3 and PX domain-containing protein 2B isoform X3 has product MPRRTVQEVTVQDVQKRRNPNKHYVYIIKVSWSDGSTEIIYRRYSKFFDLQMELLDKFPVEGGQKDPKRRIIPFLPGKILFRRSHIRDVAMKRLRPINEYCRALIQLPVYISQCEEVRVFFETRPEDLNPPKEEPIGKKKSGWWFVSSEDAQGWVPATCLEAQDDPDDFSLPAEEEEKYSVIYPYSARDQDEIDLERGMIVEVIQKNLEGWWKIRYQDCEGWAPASYLKKSDIQSQKQSAGTAAHASTNDLDGFPRQSQQNNASKENRDNGQKENRLSLFSDNNKSKVGSRHGLPPRRDLTIPRGANLPKPPIPPQVEEEFYTIADFQTTIPDGISFQAGVKVEVIDKNSSGWWYIQIDDKEGWAPATFIDKYKKTSNALRPNFLAPLPNEMERLRLEDGGSSNVSGTDDSWSKPLPDEPATAPESCARPKLRDWKSSASKGASAFSGPLPPAPAAPPVEEKPALPPRRESINKSFELEVAEKPRSDHPKLLPPKPPAPGVIMPLVTPKAAPFKPDKPPETKKEDKSKALHLRNEMGLECGHKISAKEVKKFNLKPVPKQPPKPKSEVQEEKPEVPGPSVFMKPKPVIRPKPVPASKPDPPAENKLDITNLRSKLRPSKPADLGSASAEVNHQNDTSAALISSHPSSPPSSPPIHIPTLNNGKYCDEPKVPPKHINGHSHESSSPPAKPAVPPHKEPPQRPPGMAPRRPPPPKKTDPSSPTELKPPSALKEAQDMPKAGQSQLSRPPPPKPKGFVQTPPNKEKEESKFNKVPIPPKPLLKSEKPGPPKDKLPPLLKEPSKEELYLAVADFEGDEQTSGFKVGTVFEVLEKNSSGWWFCKNVGEEVEGWIPSNYLSKKP; this is encoded by the exons ATGGAACTGCTGGATAAATTCCCAGTGGAGGGAGGCCAGAAAGACCCTAAGCGCAGGATCATTCCGTTCCTACCAG GGAAGATCCTGTTTAGGAGGAGCCATATCAGAGATGTGGCCATGAAAAGGCTGAGGCCCATCAACGAGTACTGCAGG GCTCTCATTCAGCTGCCGGTCTACATCTCCCAGTGCGAGGAGGTCAGAGTATTTTTTGAGACCAGACCTGAAGACCTCAACCCCCCCAAGGA GGAGCCCATCGGGAAGAAGAAATCAG GGTGGTGGTTTGTGAGCTCGGAAGATGCCCAGGGATGGGTTCCTGCCACCTGCCTTGAGGCACAGGATGACCCTGATGACTTCAGTCTTCCAGCGGAAGAAG AAGAGAAGTATTCAGTGATTTACCCATACTCGGCCAGGGACCAGGATGAGATTGACCTGGAGAGAGGCATGATTGTCGAGGTCATTCAGAAGAATTTGGAGGGCTGGTGGAAGATCAG GTACCAGGACTGTGAGGGCTGGGCCCCAGCCTCCTACCTGAAGAAGTCGGACATTCAGAGCCAGAAGCAGTCAGCAGGCACTGCTGCTCATGCCAGTACAAATGACCTAGATGGGTTTCCCAGACAGAGCCAGCAAAACAATGCATCTAAAGAGAACCGAGACAACGGCCAGAAAGAAAACAGGCTGTCACTTTtctctgacaacaacaaaagta AAGTGGGATCAAGACACGGACTTCCTCCACGCAGAGATCTTACCATT CCACGTGGGGCAAACCTACCAAAGCCACCCATTCCTCCTCAGGTTGAGGAAGAGTTCTACACCATAGCAGATTTCCAGACCACTATCCCTGATGGTATTAGCTTCCAGGCCGGAGTTAAAGTTGAG GTGATTGATAAGAATTCAAGTGGTTGGTGGTATATCCAGATAGATGACAAAGAGGGCTGGGCCCCTGCCACCTTTATTGACAAGTACAAGAAGACCAGTAATGCCCTGCGACCTAATTTCCTTGCCCCTCTGCCCAATGAAATGGAGAGGCTGAGACTGGAAGATGGTGGTTCTTCAAATGTTTCAGGCACAGATGACAGCTGGTCCAAGCCTTTACCAGATGAGCCAGCCACAGCCCCCGAGTCCTGTGCCCGGCCTAAGCTGAGAGACTGGAAGTCCAGTGCCAGCAAGGGGGCCTCTGCCTTCTCTGGCCCTTTGCCTCCAGCCCCAGCTGCCCCTCCAGTCGAGGAGAAACCAGCTCTGCCACCTCGAAGGGAGTCCATTAATAAGAGCTTTGAGTTGGAGGTAGCAGAGAAACCAAGATCTGATCATCCCAAGCTTTTGCCCCCGAAACCCCCAGCTCCTGGGGTCATCATGCCGCTGGTTACACCAAAGGCGGCCCCCTTTAAACCGGACAAACCACCAGAGACCAAGAAAGAAGATAAGAGCAAAGCTCTTCACCTTCGGAATGAGATGGGTCTTGAATGTGGCCACAAGATCTCTGCCAAAGAGGTGAAGAAGTTTAATCTGAAACCTGTACCTAAACAGCCACCAAAACCCAAATCAGAAGTGCAGGAGGAGAAGCCAGAGGTACCTGGCCCATCAGTATTTATGAAGCCCAAGCCAGTCATCCGACCTAAACCAGTTCCAGCTTCCAAGCCAGATCCCCCAGCAGAGAACAAACTAGACATCACCAACCTGAGGAGCAAGCTAAGGCCATCAAAACCTGCAGATCTCGGCTCCGCATCAGCTGAGGTGAACCATCAGAATGACACTTCAGCAGCACTAATTAGTTCTCACCCCAGTTCACCCCCTAGTTCTCCCCCCATCCATATCCCTACTCTCAACAATGGTAAGTACTGTGACGAGCCAAAAGTCCCCCCAAAACACATTAATGGTCATAGCCATGAGAGCTCATCACCCCCTGCAAAACCAGCAGTACCTCCACACAAGGAACCCCCTCAGAGACCCCCTGGCATGGCTCCAAGGAGACCTCCTCCTCCAAAGAAGACTGACCCATCCAGTCCAACTGAGCTCAAACCTCCATCTGCTCTAAAAGAAGCCCAGGACATGCCAAAAGCTGGCCAATCCCAACTCAGCAGACCCCCTCCCCCTAAACCTAAAGGATTTGTTCAGACACCtccaaacaaagagaaagaagagtcCAAGTTTAATAAAGTCCCAATTCCTCCCAAGCCCCTCTTGAAGAGTGAGAAGCCTGGCCCGCCCAAGGACAAGCTTCCACCTTTACTCAAGGAGCCCAGTAAGGAGGAGCTGTATCTAGCTGTGGCGGACTTTGAAGGGGATGAGCAAACATCCGGCTTCAAGGTGGGTACAGTTTTTGAggtgctggaaaaaaacagcagtgggTGGTGGTTCTGTAAAAATGTAGGAGAAGAAGTCGAGGGCTGGATCCCCTCGAATTACCTGAGCAAGAAACCTTAG